One segment of Scleropages formosus chromosome 23, fSclFor1.1, whole genome shotgun sequence DNA contains the following:
- the parp10 gene encoding protein mono-ADP-ribosyltransferase PARP10 isoform X2, which yields MSDDSLEERTVEVVDIPADLDDEFLCLYFENKRRSGGGTVASFQRNGSRAVLVFEETQVAERVLSKGPHVVQNAKLLVRRKAPKDSNFQNVFAKIARKPLDSAHIHPEQVEQTDSILVQNLPPGIAEDMIVLYFESKRSGGANVREFSIIKDGVARVSFEDVDAVQRILGKSHKLEESDLIVQPFYDFLQTIEHMQTENLVTGRNEGLGLAQNEGVGQVEMSPALDLYTAHVPIPEPGAAEEDKENVVQSEFSTCITLSDPLKLQLFKASKFLTDLQKSNPTYEVNIMDMVVEITGPSQLGTEKLKGQLLEFFTGFAQIHVTFDMEKSMFLSKVQVKDWMLQALEQQGLPSMYTVSDCVVTVMSLSLAMVERVCKFIKSSVIDFSVGITPEYECMLYSNEWSEFLNSLDFCSAKISDRGDKIEVLTLKGMEEEKRSNIIEFLSTPVQTEIVISMEPGMLKYIQIHCDQILADMDQVSILPLESKDVSGFRLYGNTNACRMADEVLRSIVSSILSKKITINQPGVARFLVQEEGTSILKEMQTKFEVYISLEKVHWEPLENENIFDSAWKLTSQQNFCRNSSDGCHNSGPHLISVNASDSEIDASSKGLIEEAKKLVSVIHQESASSLIKVPNFEEEEDLYTAAEEGCFSLSSNSGSQVADSTTPAAEVEQPDTEALSLKTPCDLDEDAALSLAIQYSMEQNNNRAQDEDDELQRALELSMKMDQQTGPAADSQLNKAIHMSLQDALRAANSAEILVFARYSHDLIRVDIALGKKIGMRQCEEKVEHKCLKSLSEHQRKCIDFIRRKHAVEIQIQGTTATVSGFKDYVTDAVSDMKQLVRQLSNTVSDAEILRTVQWVWHDAQSQPIPYPDNATIFIEHSWKVKEKKIDIVFDNQPYIIDFEKMQEYSIASGKSVPIERKILGSGAVCMEAQDEDYSLLSNLSEASRVDEDSDEFQDVVKNFYDTIQDHHNKIKIVKVDKIVNNLLLSQYKLKKTSILQSASEMQVERTLYHGTSETSVKEICIHGFNRSFCGKNATVYGQGVYFAVNSSISVQDQYSPPNADGHKFVFVTKVLTGDFTKGKHEMKAAPLKDSSEIPLRYHSVTDNVESPTLFVIFNDTQAYPEYLITCQKIHG from the exons ATGTCTGACGATAGCCTGGAAGAGAGGACCGTGGAGGTGGTCGACATCCCTGCGGACTTGGACGATGAGTTTCTCTGtttgtattttgaaaacaaGCGCCGTTCCGGAGGGGGAACCGTGGCATCGTTTCAGAGGAACGGCAGCCGCGCGGTGCTCGTTTTTGAGGAAACCCAAG ttgctgaAAGGGTCTTGTCCAAAGGGCCCCATGTCGTACAGAATGCAAAGCTTCTGGTCAGAAGGAAAGCCCCAAAGGACTCCA ACTTTCAGAATGTGTTTGCAAAGATTGCACGGAAGCCACTGGATAGTGCCCATATTCATCCTGAGCAAGTGGAACAGACTGACTCTATTTTGGTGCAGAATCTGCCTCCTGGTATCGCTGAAGACATGATCGTACTTTACTTTGAAAGCAAACGAAGTGGTGGCGCAAATGTGAGGGAGTTCAGCATCATAAAGGATGGGGTTGCCAGAGTGTCCTTTGAAGATGTAGATG CTGTTCAGCGAATCCTTGGAAAGTCGCACAAACTAGAGGAAAGTGATTTGATAGTTCAGCCTTTCTATGACTTCTTGCAAACCATAGAACATATGCAAACTGAGAACCTTGTGACAGGGCGAAATGAAGGGCTTGGGTTAGCACAGAATGAGGGAGTTGGCCAAGTTGAGATGAGCCCTGCTTTAGACTTGTACACAGCTCATGTTCCCATCCCAGAGCCTGGAGCAGCTGAAGAGGACAAGGAGAATGTCGTACAAAGTGAATTCTCCACTTGCATAACCCTCTCTGACCCCTTAAAGCTCCAACTGTTTAAGGCATCCAAATTCCTCACAGATCTCCAAAAGTCTAATCCCACCTATGAAGTTAACATCATGGACATGGTTGTGGAGATAACAGGACCAAGCCAGCTGGGAACTGAGAAGCTGAAAGGTCAGCTTCTGGAGTTCTTTACTGGTTTTGCCCAGATCCATGTCACTTTTGATATGGAGAAATCCATGTTCTTGTCAAAGGTGCAAGTCAAGGATTGGATGCTGCAAGCTCTTGAACAGCAGGGCCTGCCGTCCATGTACACGGTGTCGGACTGCGTTGTCACGGTCATGTCACTGTCTCTGGCTATGGTGGAACGGGTCTGCAAATTCATAAAGTCTTCAGTTATTGACTTCAGCGTAGGTATCACACCAGAATATGAATGCATGTTGTACTCGAATGAATGGTCTGAATTCTTGAATTCTTTGGACTTCTGCTCAGCAAAAATCTCTGACAGAGGAGATAAGATTGAAGTTTTGACTTTGAAAGGAATGGAAGAGGAGAAACGGAGCAATATAATTGAGTTCCTCAGTACACCTGTCCAGACGGAGATTGTAATCAGTATGGAGCCGGGTATGCTGAAATACATTCAGATCCACTGTGACCAGATATTGGCTGACATGGATCAGGTCTCCATCTTACCCTTGGAGTCCAAGGATGTTTCTGGATTTAGA CTGTATGGGAACACTAATGCTTGCCGCATGGCAGATGAGGTTCTGCGGAGCATTGTGTCCTCCATCCTCTCCAAGAAGATAACAATAAACCAGCCAGGTGTGGCCCGCTTTTTGGTCCAGGAAGAGGGAACCAGCATTCTGAAAGAAATGCAGACCAAGTTTGAGGTCTACATCAGCCTGGAGAAAGTTCACTGGGAACCCCTGGAAAATGAG aacattttTGATTCGGCGTGGAAACTAACATCACAGCAGAACTTCTGTAGAAACTCTTCAGATGGCTGCCACAATTCTGGGCCACATTTAATCTCAGTTAATGCAAGCGATAGTGAAATCGATGCTTCTAGTAAAG gtcTTATAGAAGAGGCCAAAAAACTTGTTTCCGTCATTCACCAGGAGTCTGCATCCAGTTTGATCAAAGTCCCAAACtttgaagaggaagaggacCTGTACACTGCTGCTGAGGAAGGATGTTTCAGCTTGTCCAGCAACTCAGGAAGTCAAGTGGCGGACAGCACTACCCCAGCTGCAGAAGTAGAGCAGCCTGATACCGAGGCACTATCCCTGAAGACCCCCTGTGACCTTGACGAGGATGCCGCTCTCTCGCTGGCCATCCAGTACTCCATGGAGCAGAACAATAACCGAGCACAGGATGAAGATGACGAACTGCAGCGAGCCCTGGAACTGTCCATGAAGATGGACCAACAAACAGGTCCTGCTGCAGATTCCCAGCTAAACAAAGCCATCCATATGTCCCTCCAGGATGCCCTTAGGGCAGCCAACTCTGCCGAGATACTCGTATTTGCACGCTACAGCCATGATCTCATCAGGGTAGATATTGCTCTTGGAAAGAAGATTGGCATGAGGCAGTGTGAGGAGAAGGTGGAACACAAGTGCCTTAAGAGTTTGTCTGAACACCAAAGGAAGTGCATTGACTTTATCAGGCGGAAGCATGCTGTTGAGATACAGATCCAGGGCACAACTGCCACGGTTTCAGGGTTTAAGGACTATGTCACAGATGCAGTTTCAGATATGAAACAGCTGGTGAGACAGTTATCAAACACAGTCTCAGATGCTGAAATTTTGCGTACTGTGCAGTGGGTGTGGCACGATGCACAGTCACAGCCAATACCATACCCTGACAACGCCACCATCTTTATAGAACACTCTTggaaagtgaaagaaaagaagATTGATATTGTATTTGACAATCAGCCATACATTATTGACTTTGAGAAAATGCAGGAATACAGCATTGCTTCTGGAAAATCGGTTCCGATTGAAAGAAAAATACTCGGTTCAGGAGCTGTGTGCATGGAAGCACAAG ATGAGGACTACAGTCTATTATCAAACCTATCAGAAGCATCCAGAGTTGATGAGGACTCTGATGAGTTCCAGGATGTTGTAAAAAACTTCTACGACACAATTCAAGACCatcacaacaaaataaaaattgtgaaG GTGGACAAGATTGTGAATAATCTTCTGTTGAGTCAGTACAAGTTAAAAAAGACTAGTATTCTTCAAAGTGCAAGTGAAATGCAGGTGGAGAGAACTCTATACCATGGCACAAGTGAGACAAGTGTGAAGGAGATTTGTATCCATGGTTTCAACAGAAGCTTCTGCGGGAAGAATG CAACTGTGTACGGCCAAGGGGTATATTTTGCCGTAAACTCCTCCATCTCGGTGCAGGACCAGTACTCTCCCCCCAATGCTGACGGCCACAAGTTTGTGTTTGTCACCAAAGTTCTGACAGGGGACTTCACCAAGGGCAAGCACGAGATGAAGGCTGCTCCTCTGAAGGACAGCTCAGAGATCCCCCTCAGATACCACAGTGTGACAGACAATGTGGAGTCGCCGACTCTGTTTGTCATCTTCAATGACACGCAGGCCTACCCAGAATACCTTATCACGTGCCAGAAAATCCATGGCTGA
- the LOC114909398 gene encoding CMP-N-acetylneuraminate-beta-galactosamide-alpha-2,3-sialyltransferase 1-like, which yields MFVLKRRKSRIFAVLLFIVTLATLFFMYVCHVPWLYFFKFLFSPKRTCACGECLADKYDNWFSERFNQSISPVLSEKNILLSEDTYRWWLQLQSETDPANFSMVVKTLFQIIPNVQWYMDLGPLRCRTCAVVGNSENLRGSNYGTLIDSNDFIIRMNKAPTIGFEKDVGRRTTHHLMYPESARHLENTTNLILIPFKTLDLQWIASALTTGTIKRTYMPVLPRITANRDKVLIYSPTFLKYVYNNWLENHGRYPSTGFLALMFAIHICDQVSVFGFGADKEGNWYHYWEKNASAGAFRHTGVHDGDFEYNVTMLLVDKHKVKFF from the exons atgtttgtcttgAAGCGTAGGAAAAGCCGAATCTTTGCTGTGTTGCTGTTCATCGTCACACTCGCTACACTCTTTTTCATGTACGTTTGTCATGTTCCATGGCTGTACTTTTTCAAATTTCTATTTTCCCCCAAAAGAACGTGTGCCTGTGGCGAGTGTCTCGCCGATAAGTATGACAACTGGTTTAGTGAGCGTTTCAACCAATCCATATCACCAGTGCTGTCTGAGAAAAATATCCTGCTTTCTGAAGATACCTACAGGTGGTGGCTG CAGCTCCAGTCAGAAACAGATCCAGCCAACTTCAGCATGGTGGTGAAGACGCTATTTCAGATCATCCCCAATGTCCAGTGGTACATGGACCTGGGACCCCTCCGCTGTAGAACCTGCGCTGTAGTAGGCAACTCGGAGAACCTCAGAGGATCAAATTATGGCACTCTCATTGACTCCAATGATTTCATCATAAG GATGAACAAGGCTCCCACCATCGGCTTTGAGAAGGACGTCGGCAGAAGAACCACACATCACCTCATGTACCCCGAAAGCGCCAGACACTTGGAGAACACCACAAACCTGATACTGATCCCCTTTAAGACCCTGGATCTACAGTGGATCGCAAGTGCGTTAACTACAGGCACCATCAAGCG GACATATATGCCTGTTTTGCCCAGGATAACAGCCAACAGGGACAAG GTGTTAATATACAGCCCTACCTTCCTGAAATATGTCTACAATAACTGGCTGGAGAACCATGGGAGATATCCCTCCACTGGCTTCCTTGCCTTAATGTTTGCCATTCATATATGTGACCAA GTGAGTGTTTTTGGATTTGGAGCCGACAAAGAAGGGAACTGGTACCACTACTGGGAGAAAAACGCCTCTGCTGGTGCCTTTCGGCACACAGGAGTGCATGATGGGGACTTTGAGTACAATGTCACCATGCTTTTGGTTGATAAACACAAAGTCAAGTTTTTTTAA
- the parp10 gene encoding protein mono-ADP-ribosyltransferase PARP10 isoform X1 — translation MSDDSLEERTVEVVDIPADLDDEFLCLYFENKRRSGGGTVASFQRNGSRAVLVFEETQVAERVLSKGPHVVQNAKLLVRRKAPKDSSKLLLRGINPRTSLELIELYVENVTGVDCENYHIYLSLGSDLALVHFHEPISDFQNVFAKIARKPLDSAHIHPEQVEQTDSILVQNLPPGIAEDMIVLYFESKRSGGANVREFSIIKDGVARVSFEDVDAVQRILGKSHKLEESDLIVQPFYDFLQTIEHMQTENLVTGRNEGLGLAQNEGVGQVEMSPALDLYTAHVPIPEPGAAEEDKENVVQSEFSTCITLSDPLKLQLFKASKFLTDLQKSNPTYEVNIMDMVVEITGPSQLGTEKLKGQLLEFFTGFAQIHVTFDMEKSMFLSKVQVKDWMLQALEQQGLPSMYTVSDCVVTVMSLSLAMVERVCKFIKSSVIDFSVGITPEYECMLYSNEWSEFLNSLDFCSAKISDRGDKIEVLTLKGMEEEKRSNIIEFLSTPVQTEIVISMEPGMLKYIQIHCDQILADMDQVSILPLESKDVSGFRLYGNTNACRMADEVLRSIVSSILSKKITINQPGVARFLVQEEGTSILKEMQTKFEVYISLEKVHWEPLENENIFDSAWKLTSQQNFCRNSSDGCHNSGPHLISVNASDSEIDASSKGLIEEAKKLVSVIHQESASSLIKVPNFEEEEDLYTAAEEGCFSLSSNSGSQVADSTTPAAEVEQPDTEALSLKTPCDLDEDAALSLAIQYSMEQNNNRAQDEDDELQRALELSMKMDQQTGPAADSQLNKAIHMSLQDALRAANSAEILVFARYSHDLIRVDIALGKKIGMRQCEEKVEHKCLKSLSEHQRKCIDFIRRKHAVEIQIQGTTATVSGFKDYVTDAVSDMKQLVRQLSNTVSDAEILRTVQWVWHDAQSQPIPYPDNATIFIEHSWKVKEKKIDIVFDNQPYIIDFEKMQEYSIASGKSVPIERKILGSGAVCMEAQDEDYSLLSNLSEASRVDEDSDEFQDVVKNFYDTIQDHHNKIKIVKVDKIVNNLLLSQYKLKKTSILQSASEMQVERTLYHGTSETSVKEICIHGFNRSFCGKNATVYGQGVYFAVNSSISVQDQYSPPNADGHKFVFVTKVLTGDFTKGKHEMKAAPLKDSSEIPLRYHSVTDNVESPTLFVIFNDTQAYPEYLITCQKIHG, via the exons ATGTCTGACGATAGCCTGGAAGAGAGGACCGTGGAGGTGGTCGACATCCCTGCGGACTTGGACGATGAGTTTCTCTGtttgtattttgaaaacaaGCGCCGTTCCGGAGGGGGAACCGTGGCATCGTTTCAGAGGAACGGCAGCCGCGCGGTGCTCGTTTTTGAGGAAACCCAAG ttgctgaAAGGGTCTTGTCCAAAGGGCCCCATGTCGTACAGAATGCAAAGCTTCTGGTCAGAAGGAAAGCCCCAAAGGACTCCAGTAAGCTGTTGCTCCGTGGGATAAACCCTAGAACCAGCCTGGAGCTAATAGAGCTGTATGTGGAAAATGTGACCGGAGTAGATTGTGAAAATTACCACATTTACCTTTCCCTTGGGAGTGACTTAGCTCTGGTTCATTTCCATGAGCCAATTTCAG ACTTTCAGAATGTGTTTGCAAAGATTGCACGGAAGCCACTGGATAGTGCCCATATTCATCCTGAGCAAGTGGAACAGACTGACTCTATTTTGGTGCAGAATCTGCCTCCTGGTATCGCTGAAGACATGATCGTACTTTACTTTGAAAGCAAACGAAGTGGTGGCGCAAATGTGAGGGAGTTCAGCATCATAAAGGATGGGGTTGCCAGAGTGTCCTTTGAAGATGTAGATG CTGTTCAGCGAATCCTTGGAAAGTCGCACAAACTAGAGGAAAGTGATTTGATAGTTCAGCCTTTCTATGACTTCTTGCAAACCATAGAACATATGCAAACTGAGAACCTTGTGACAGGGCGAAATGAAGGGCTTGGGTTAGCACAGAATGAGGGAGTTGGCCAAGTTGAGATGAGCCCTGCTTTAGACTTGTACACAGCTCATGTTCCCATCCCAGAGCCTGGAGCAGCTGAAGAGGACAAGGAGAATGTCGTACAAAGTGAATTCTCCACTTGCATAACCCTCTCTGACCCCTTAAAGCTCCAACTGTTTAAGGCATCCAAATTCCTCACAGATCTCCAAAAGTCTAATCCCACCTATGAAGTTAACATCATGGACATGGTTGTGGAGATAACAGGACCAAGCCAGCTGGGAACTGAGAAGCTGAAAGGTCAGCTTCTGGAGTTCTTTACTGGTTTTGCCCAGATCCATGTCACTTTTGATATGGAGAAATCCATGTTCTTGTCAAAGGTGCAAGTCAAGGATTGGATGCTGCAAGCTCTTGAACAGCAGGGCCTGCCGTCCATGTACACGGTGTCGGACTGCGTTGTCACGGTCATGTCACTGTCTCTGGCTATGGTGGAACGGGTCTGCAAATTCATAAAGTCTTCAGTTATTGACTTCAGCGTAGGTATCACACCAGAATATGAATGCATGTTGTACTCGAATGAATGGTCTGAATTCTTGAATTCTTTGGACTTCTGCTCAGCAAAAATCTCTGACAGAGGAGATAAGATTGAAGTTTTGACTTTGAAAGGAATGGAAGAGGAGAAACGGAGCAATATAATTGAGTTCCTCAGTACACCTGTCCAGACGGAGATTGTAATCAGTATGGAGCCGGGTATGCTGAAATACATTCAGATCCACTGTGACCAGATATTGGCTGACATGGATCAGGTCTCCATCTTACCCTTGGAGTCCAAGGATGTTTCTGGATTTAGA CTGTATGGGAACACTAATGCTTGCCGCATGGCAGATGAGGTTCTGCGGAGCATTGTGTCCTCCATCCTCTCCAAGAAGATAACAATAAACCAGCCAGGTGTGGCCCGCTTTTTGGTCCAGGAAGAGGGAACCAGCATTCTGAAAGAAATGCAGACCAAGTTTGAGGTCTACATCAGCCTGGAGAAAGTTCACTGGGAACCCCTGGAAAATGAG aacattttTGATTCGGCGTGGAAACTAACATCACAGCAGAACTTCTGTAGAAACTCTTCAGATGGCTGCCACAATTCTGGGCCACATTTAATCTCAGTTAATGCAAGCGATAGTGAAATCGATGCTTCTAGTAAAG gtcTTATAGAAGAGGCCAAAAAACTTGTTTCCGTCATTCACCAGGAGTCTGCATCCAGTTTGATCAAAGTCCCAAACtttgaagaggaagaggacCTGTACACTGCTGCTGAGGAAGGATGTTTCAGCTTGTCCAGCAACTCAGGAAGTCAAGTGGCGGACAGCACTACCCCAGCTGCAGAAGTAGAGCAGCCTGATACCGAGGCACTATCCCTGAAGACCCCCTGTGACCTTGACGAGGATGCCGCTCTCTCGCTGGCCATCCAGTACTCCATGGAGCAGAACAATAACCGAGCACAGGATGAAGATGACGAACTGCAGCGAGCCCTGGAACTGTCCATGAAGATGGACCAACAAACAGGTCCTGCTGCAGATTCCCAGCTAAACAAAGCCATCCATATGTCCCTCCAGGATGCCCTTAGGGCAGCCAACTCTGCCGAGATACTCGTATTTGCACGCTACAGCCATGATCTCATCAGGGTAGATATTGCTCTTGGAAAGAAGATTGGCATGAGGCAGTGTGAGGAGAAGGTGGAACACAAGTGCCTTAAGAGTTTGTCTGAACACCAAAGGAAGTGCATTGACTTTATCAGGCGGAAGCATGCTGTTGAGATACAGATCCAGGGCACAACTGCCACGGTTTCAGGGTTTAAGGACTATGTCACAGATGCAGTTTCAGATATGAAACAGCTGGTGAGACAGTTATCAAACACAGTCTCAGATGCTGAAATTTTGCGTACTGTGCAGTGGGTGTGGCACGATGCACAGTCACAGCCAATACCATACCCTGACAACGCCACCATCTTTATAGAACACTCTTggaaagtgaaagaaaagaagATTGATATTGTATTTGACAATCAGCCATACATTATTGACTTTGAGAAAATGCAGGAATACAGCATTGCTTCTGGAAAATCGGTTCCGATTGAAAGAAAAATACTCGGTTCAGGAGCTGTGTGCATGGAAGCACAAG ATGAGGACTACAGTCTATTATCAAACCTATCAGAAGCATCCAGAGTTGATGAGGACTCTGATGAGTTCCAGGATGTTGTAAAAAACTTCTACGACACAATTCAAGACCatcacaacaaaataaaaattgtgaaG GTGGACAAGATTGTGAATAATCTTCTGTTGAGTCAGTACAAGTTAAAAAAGACTAGTATTCTTCAAAGTGCAAGTGAAATGCAGGTGGAGAGAACTCTATACCATGGCACAAGTGAGACAAGTGTGAAGGAGATTTGTATCCATGGTTTCAACAGAAGCTTCTGCGGGAAGAATG CAACTGTGTACGGCCAAGGGGTATATTTTGCCGTAAACTCCTCCATCTCGGTGCAGGACCAGTACTCTCCCCCCAATGCTGACGGCCACAAGTTTGTGTTTGTCACCAAAGTTCTGACAGGGGACTTCACCAAGGGCAAGCACGAGATGAAGGCTGCTCCTCTGAAGGACAGCTCAGAGATCCCCCTCAGATACCACAGTGTGACAGACAATGTGGAGTCGCCGACTCTGTTTGTCATCTTCAATGACACGCAGGCCTACCCAGAATACCTTATCACGTGCCAGAAAATCCATGGCTGA